Part of the Plasmodium knowlesi strain H genome assembly, chromosome: 11 genome is shown below.
GTAGGGAGAAAGGACGCGCAGAGAGGAAGATCCCACGTGGAGAACGACGCAACCACGGAGAACCCCGGAGcgaggaaataaaatgacCACAGAGGAGTAGCATGAATacgaacaaaaataaaacgttTCACAAGAAGCTGCAGGATAGAAAAGTAATCAAGGAATTTTCATACGTTTCttttaagaaggaaattgCGAAGTTGtatgaaaaggagaaggactTCTTTAAGCAGATGCATAATGGAACTCTATCTTCGGAAGATGTTGTAGGATGTGATAGGGGGAGTGAGTCATATGCGGAGAAACAGGTGAACGGGGGGGAGGACTACCCCATGGATGGTGTCGGGTTGGTCTCCAAAATGAGAAATGGATCTATGGCACATCATTTGGGACGAGGGAGCGACGAAAGACAGGAGGCCATGAAAGGGGCAGATCCCAAAGGAGGTGTAACCGGCGGATTAGGTATTCTGAAATCTTCTTCCTTGGGTGACAGACACACGGGAAGTTTCCACTTGTGTTCTATGGGGGAGCATACCGATGGAGATAGCTCTATGAGTGATGTGAGTGGTGCGGGGAGGAACGAGCACCAAATGGAAGTAGCGAAGGTggagaagacgaagaagtcGAAGAAGGCTAAGAAGGCTAAGAAGGCGCTGGAGGAGAGGAACGAGAGCGCGGAGATAATCAaacaagaggaaaaggaaatcatAAGGAAAGTGCTACGAATAATtttaaccaaaaaaaaattaatagatATTTTAAATAAGTACTTTGATGAAAACAGAGTAAATTTCGTAAGCCCACGAATGTTGAGGTTTATTTTAAgaaaggcagaaaaaaatgtggacttTCAGATGATAAAAATACTTCTTGTTCAGAATATAGACATGAAGAATATAGAGAACACAATCAACActaaagggaaaaggaagttattcaaaaattatattttttcaaaacaacGAGTGAGAGCCATAGAATGTGTGCTCCTTCAGACTATAGATATAGATGAAGAGGAGTTCAATTTTCGTGAATCTTATAAAGAGTTAGACATAACCTCGGATGAGTATTTGCTTTGTGTGGAGATCGTATGTTCTTATTTGACACAGAACCTTGAGGAGGGCAAGgcgaattacaaaaaatactGGGCTATACATAAACACGTTAAGGAGCTTTTGCATGGGAACTCCAGTGCATATGAAAGCGGCAGTAGTGGATCTGTGCATGGGAACACTGGAATGGACACACAGAGAGATGAAGATGGTCAGAGAAtcaaacagaagaaaaagaagaaaaacaaaaatgacacCCAGGCAGAGGAGGATATTTCCTCTCTGCGTAATAAAGGAGGGGATAGACACGGTGATGAAGTAGAGGATcccaaaaagggaaacaccACGCAGGGATATCCCACGAAGGAGAATCCCACCGAGAAAATTCCATATCAACCAGGTGTGCCGAAGGGAGGCTCAGAAGAATTGCTGAAAATCGTTAacgaagaaatgaaaaaaagagaccGAGAAATTGACACACTGAGAAGGTCATTGGAGATGATAGAAAAGGATGTGAAGTTGCTGTTGAGGAAGAGTGATGTGAGGACAGATTCTGTGGATGATTCGTTGGAGGTTTCCAGAAAGAGCAATTCTTCGTATTGCGTCTCCGAGAAGACACCACCAGTAGTGAATCCATCCGTCCAAGCAGTCGTGGAACCACCTGTGGCCGTCCCGATAAGCGAGAAAGATGTAACATCGTTCAGGCAGAAGGCATTCCTCCTGATGAACCTCTTGAATGAGCACCTCACCGGGGAGGAAACCAAAACAGGCGCAAGTGGGAAGAagcaaaaggaaggagaatcATTAAGCCTGAATTATCTGAACGACGAAATTGACAGGCTGATAGGCATCatgagggggggagaaaaacccaatgcagaaaaattatgtaaaaaagaattatgcGCAGAAAAAACATGTGTACGCGAACCATGTTCAGAGAAACCGCGTGACCACGTAGGACAAAATACCAGTAGCATGTGGACCCCCTCGGAAAGCGCCTCCAACCTGGAGGAAGAACGAAACAAGTTGGTATCTCCTCAAATGAATGGAATAagcaagaaggagaaggcaAACAAGAAAAACGTTGATCAGCTGCCTGGGGAAATAACTCCGGAGGTATTAAATGTGGGGAGAAAAGCAAGAGCTAAAGAGGTAGACACAATTATGCATACAACAGGGGAAAATTCTTCGAAGAAAATAAGCCCCTTTAAAGTGGGTGTCCCCGAAGTGGAGTCGACATgggaattaaagaaaaacgaTGCGACAAAAATGGAGAGGAATGTTACCACACAAATGAACTACACAGATAGATTGAAAGACAGGCAAAAGAAATCCTCCGTCTATGCATACGACATAAGTACGACTCGATGGAACAACCGCTATAGCGTACTTGAAcctaaaagagaaaagaaaaaaaatagcatcGTTGAATACGTCAATAATTTTATGAACAGTGTAGGAAGTGATAAAATGAGCGAAGGAATCTCTTCTGTGGAGAGTAGCAAAAGGGAAGACATGGTTTCTTCTCAAAACACGAGCTCAGATGCATCCGTCCCTGTGATGAACACATATAAGAGGAGGAACTACTTCCAGGAATACATGAATTACTGCAAGGAGGAGGCTGACGAGGATGATGGGGATGGAGAGCTGAGTGACCTCGTGTCGATGAATAATGCACCCCATGTGTACTCCAGGGGTGGGAGAACTACCAACCAGTGGAAACGCGAgaataaagagaaaagagaaaaggaagcggaggaaaataaagagGCGGTGAGGGGAAATCGAGCAAAGAGTGAACACCTGATGAATCTGAATGAGAAACAGACCAATCGCATGGTGAGCACCGGTAAGGTTAACAGAAACAACATAACAGCGAAAACAAACCGCAGCGTCGAAAAGCGGGATACCGGAGTTGTGGAGAAAAGTGGAGGAAATGAGGTTGCGAAGAAAGGGGGAACTCATGAAGTAGCGGAAAAAATCACGCAGGGGATTGTGATAGCCCGGAGACGGGACGAAAAGCAAGACCCagcgaagggaaaaaagaagaaagaaggtgaaGAGGGAGATAAGAACCCAAGTGGGGTCAAAGACGATAAAGGTGAAAGTGATACTgatgagaaggagaagcaacGTACGCAGGAGTTGGACGAGCTTGATAAGCTGAGCGACCATGCAACGGAGAGCGGTGATAGTGTGGTTTACAACTACAACCTGTATAGCGCCATATACGACCTGAACGAGCAGTTTTCCAGTGTAGTGAAGAATATGTACATGGAGAAAGACGTTGGGGGGGCACTCGCAGGGACTCCAGAAAATGAGAAGGTGAAgtcaaaggggaagaaggaaaaaggaaaaaaaggaaacaagcTCCAGcaggaagtggaaaattcGACCGACATGGGTAGCATGGCAGAAAGTgcagagaaaaggaagaaagaggagaaaCTCAAGAGGAAGgccaagaagaaggaagagaagcgGCGAAGGAAGGAActgatggaagaagaaaagatgaaagtgaaagaaacgaaaaaggaacagaagaagaaaataaaagaaatgaaaaaggaagaaatgaggaaaatgaaggagatagagaaggagaagaagaaaaagttgaAGGAGGCACGTGAAGCTAGAgaacagaaggaaatgaaagggaaggaggtcaagaagaaaaagttgaAGGAGGCACGTGAAGCGAAAGAAcaggaggaaatgaaaagtaaGGAGgtcaagaaggaaaagggggcaAGGGCGGCaaggaaggcaaaaaggGCTGCAGCCAGAGCAGCCGCAACAGCTACCGCAACAGCTACAGCAACGGCTACCGCAGCGGCCCAGGGCGTGGATGGACAGATCACGGAGAATTCCTCCATGAAAGAGGAGAACCCCAGTAAGGTGACCAAGGCGGCGAATCCCGCTCCAAACAACGACTACAACTTTATCGATGCCAAGTCCAATGACAAGaacaagaaaatgaaggcacaaagggggaaaatcaTATACGATGATTACATAACTCAGGAAAAGGCAATTAGGGGAATCATCAAGAAGAAGTACATACGGGTAAGTGGTTACGGAGTGTACGAATTTATCGGATTTGTGTTGGCGTGGATGGGCTCCTTTGCGTCTTCGTTACGTGAGGGGGGTGAATCTTTTGGGCGCATCATCCAGGAGGCCATCCGCTCGTCTGCGGATTGAAAAGTGTGTGTGCACTGCTTCTCCCCCGCGGGGTTATTGCGTCCCcactgcgttttttttttttttttttttttttttaccgttTGTTCACCGTTTTAAACGGTCTCAAAATCGCTCCTCCCCTTTTCGCAGGGAATCCTCACCGTACGGAGGCACGACTACGGGTTTGTCATGTGCAACGACGGAAAGGTGCATATAAAGTCGAAGAAGGACATGAACAGAGCTATCCATGGGGACGCAGTGGTGGTGAAATTGAATAAGGACAAAGGGGGAGAGGCGAGCGAGGtaggagaagggaagatgGGGAAAAAGATCATCCATAAGGAGCACACGGAAAGAGGACCAAAGTCGTCAAATAACTGGGCAGATGAGAAGGAGGACGAACTCACAGGAAAAATAGTCTACATAGAAGAACACCACGGATCGAATATCCAATACGTATGCATGTTTagggaaaagataaaaaagcaaaagtaCAATTTGGCTAtcccatttaaaaaaactaTCCCATTTATTAAAGTTGAAAATAAGCACATAAAAGAATTCATTAAGAAGAGTAACATCGCGGATATAATGAATCAGATGGcgtatataaaaatatttcaatggAACACAAATGATATATTTCCGGAAGGAAGAATTGTAGAACTGCTTGGACAAAACGACTTATTCCACAACATGCAAAATGCTATATTGCTAAATTACaatttaaattataatttaaGGGATCCTTTGGAAGAtgaatttttgaaaaaattaaaaaacaaggaaatttTATACAGTGATATAGTAAATgaggaaatagaaaagagaATGAACCtgagtaaaaaatgtatcttCACCATCGATCCTGAAACTGCGAGAGATTTGGATGATGCCATTAACATCAGCAgaataagtaaaaaaaaaatagtcaattgcaatttttatatcAAAGTTATTCACAATTTGCTGGTCCATAATGGAGAAATTGAGGAgtccattttgaaaaagaatctctccttttttgttaaagAGGATGATGATTTTTTCCAGACGTTGAAGGAGAATAAATACATCAAGGAGATGGAGGATATTAAgtatgaaaattttgttaaaaataaaatggagggaaaaaaaaaaaaaaaaaaaaaaaaaaaaaaaaaattatacattGGGAAAGAAGCTCTGAACAAGTCCACTTGGGGAAGCTACCAAAACGA
Proteins encoded:
- a CDS encoding ribonuclease, putative codes for the protein MNTNKNKTFHKKLQDRKVIKEFSYVSFKKEIAKLYEKEKDFFKQMHNGTLSSEDVVGCDRGSESYAEKQVNGGEDYPMDGVGLVSKMRNGSMAHHLGRGSDERQEAMKGADPKGGVTGGLGILKSSSLGDRHTGSFHLCSMGEHTDGDSSMSDVSGAGRNEHQMEVAKVEKTKKSKKAKKAKKALEERNESAEIIKQEEKEIIRKVLRIILTKKKLIDILNKYFDENRVNFVSPRMLRFILRKAEKNVDFQMIKILLVQNIDMKNIENTINTKGKRKLFKNYIFSKQRVRAIECVLLQTIDIDEEEFNFRESYKELDITSDEYLLCVEIVCSYLTQNLEEGKANYKKYWAIHKHVKELLHGNSSAYESGSSGSVHGNTGMDTQRDEDGQRIKQKKKKKNKNDTQAEEDISSLRNKGGDRHGDEVEDPKKGNTTQGYPTKENPTEKIPYQPGVPKGGSEELLKIVNEEMKKRDREIDTLRRSLEMIEKDVKLLLRKSDVRTDSVDDSLEVSRKSNSSYCVSEKTPPVVNPSVQAVVEPPVAVPISEKDVTSFRQKAFLLMNLLNEHLTGEETKTGASGKKQKEGESLSLNYLNDEIDRLIGIMRGGEKPNAEKLCKKELCAEKTCVREPCSEKPRDHVGQNTSSMWTPSESASNLEEERNKLVSPQMNGISKKEKANKKNVDQLPGEITPEVLNVGRKARAKEVDTIMHTTGENSSKKISPFKVGVPEVESTWELKKNDATKMERNVTTQMNYTDRLKDRQKKSSVYAYDISTTRWNNRYSVLEPKREKKKNSIVEYVNNFMNSVGSDKMSEGISSVESSKREDMVSSQNTSSDASVPVMNTYKRRNYFQEYMNYCKEEADEDDGDGELSDLVSMNNAPHVYSRGGRTTNQWKRENKEKREKEAEENKEAVRGNRAKSEHLMNLNEKQTNRMVSTGKVNRNNITAKTNRSVEKRDTGVVEKSGGNEVAKKGGTHEVAEKITQGIVIARRRDEKQDPAKGKKKKEGEEGDKNPSGVKDDKGESDTDEKEKQRTQELDELDKLSDHATESGDSVVYNYNLYSAIYDLNEQFSSVVKNMYMEKDVGGALAGTPENEKVKSKGKKEKGKKGNKLQQEVENSTDMGSMAESAEKRKKEEKLKRKAKKKEEKRRRKELMEEEKMKVKETKKEQKKKIKEMKKEEMRKMKEIEKEKKKKLKEAREAREQKEMKGKEVKKKKLKEAREAKEQEEMKSKEVKKEKGARAARKAKRAAARAAATATATATATATAAAQGVDGQITENSSMKEENPSKVTKAANPAPNNDYNFIDAKSNDKNKKMKAQRGKIIYDDYITQEKAIRGIIKKKYIRGILTVRRHDYGFVMCNDGKVHIKSKKDMNRAIHGDAVVVKLNKDKGGEASEVGEGKMGKKIIHKEHTERGPKSSNNWADEKEDELTGKIVYIEEHHGSNIQYVCMFREKIKKQKYNLAIPFKKTIPFIKVENKHIKEFIKKSNIADIMNQMAYIKIFQWNTNDIFPEGRIVELLGQNDLFHNMQNAILLNYNLNYNLRDPLEDEFLKKLKNKEILYSDIVNEEIEKRMNLSKKCIFTIDPETARDLDDAINISRISKKKIVNCNFYIKVIHNLLVHNGEIEESILKKNLSFFVKEDDDFFQTLKENKYIKEMEDIKYENFVKNKMEGKKKKKKKKKKKLYIGKEALNKSTWGSYQNDEVDKKRGNSFREERNRLDDVCTRYTHQANQHMESIGTTQENSLQRNSSNGQGKGKYRHVLGYEGGRSKYDPLSVNKNYGISESDTGLESTAKGGHRYTRKGERRGRDDDLDKCGNPFEDSSMCNSGYGGKKSLERDNCDDGNDDQNGNNHFHGDNDGDTSPGKLAKYQYIFKKYLNEDIGRKVQNSNDLFCEKCNRNITLKEIINDMTEKKWKKYNLFEVGVHITDVAYFIKENSSLDIDARSRAMTIYLTHTCFPMISRILSESLCSLDPINSRLCLSIFFYMDSAGRIDHNSFFIKESIINSKVRFTYEEVYLLVKTYSKLRKVINRLMKEERNKAISPFLGVASGGDTTPWGNMSSFTEKREEGDDALKGGSVAEALECGQNTTQANHDNQAQRGVDTAQAVEKVPVEAVPAEKEQGNQKSSLYRKFLNLHFYSKKKKSASVECENAASGRSEADVANQNNGSNDSSCNNNQSNSCDNNQNNSCDNNQSNSLDNNQNDSCKSEERKKTNTLMKQRILQDERVKNGVKEIFRIFKSLNNKNYKLSYRKIFHIVKNLYYLHKVTKRARVIRKNNGSLLFNSDKMNILLSSTCTPIAIVKKKLTFANYLVEELMLSANKLVAIRQYFSKYRDLSVFRCHSMDNIIETSDIIEVLEKHGIYLPVSDLRHILKFLDEARNVIKQKSKNISDIVFAYAKKKMMRAEYHTFKHIKDNHMSTYHYALSFLLYTHFTSPIRRYPDILVHRVIKKIINDENKLNGHLCTREEILTTPDTTDMGIIEKICENCNNCKTKSKWAQIDCEIAFFCLYLQKHDYPGYNRGIIMDIYREKASIFFKSFSFENSLYYSGYDKHITKMNKSHQQYLNHYVIQPNMMKQEITVHIYSGKKRKIIVRRVFKRFDYIPLYFFPLNTMPPSYFLAIATEKCKGNAIYKMNDKADQR